From the genome of Neodiprion pinetum isolate iyNeoPine1 chromosome 3, iyNeoPine1.2, whole genome shotgun sequence, one region includes:
- the LOC124213786 gene encoding uncharacterized protein isoform X6 — protein sequence MPLSYEFPCLLQKSGNWRFNAFTLETVTGGRSLPVLCVHLFHWYGLLEHFQLDVVRVWKLFNLIEEGYHSTNPYHNSIHATDVTQAMHCFLQEEKIRKHLSHLEIMASLIGAVTHDLDHPGVNQPFLVATSNHLAALYENTSVLENHHWRSAIGCLLESGVSEQLEPELRPELERHISSLILATDITRQQEFLTRFKRYLDQNLLDMSRSEDRHFILQIALKCADISNPCRPWDISRKWSHKVCEEFFRQGDYERKLNLPVTPLCDRHTISIPKIQAGFFKFVVTPLYEEWHRFLGTALSVNLMDYLKGNQTRWEALIQQEAAEETKTEISELEDIDNALSSEDEDLAEDSGSIDLLLPDASSSRRPSLPGKVDTERVGRRHSVPLSVPKLLPISRTIIRRESLPTEQKKLKTPLVKLEDQTMLGRSSLSLLSSKSSLHSSAARSSERPVSAENLLPEPSIASITNSTEASRLSTVLQPDQKLSSQTKQLTRQQTFPPLQPYVRMRYMSTTAEMSQCSEALIEADSLSSSTPSPTKDRSYTDGQCSTPLESPVPCNSKDSSRRSSATFNVARIQKRESNSSEASIKRRGSAMPDLMRKLDTNTLSPECARRHSMQLVGSLLSIKKTSQKSSTLTLDVCDRRKSVETESESADLPHPEGTIITLEVKSGPNICKTYSHNERSSPETGNTTDLAVGVDSVVVESCYSDTKLLCDSTRRFSIPVIDLTKNDSQINRRFSAVPISSDSAHRAFFVGTPPDSPPRVLSGSSDSGSEPRRSVSDSTNDSVSIGNKRDSETGKDKGAKVLKLSVEPEMKENVDPRCGDDGRTLSTSRRSNQGLARRRSSAPVGLLSKLDDVSMLALAPRGDRYSRRGSVPTDMTRHQNGGSNRSALGAQEENESSPRRASLPQDSVLDGLLDNVFFPMCEEADCPNNNNASTHVIEAPLPISGMPSLRRGSVPADISELRREMYNRNSVNGKSRNRKKVLRRRSSGGPEMFAGGMDVAESAAWIRWKRDIGRKESIPEPATKRRGSLPIDMVAISHAAGSVPMPRKSSLWRL from the exons tgCCTGCTTCAAAAGTCTGGTAACTGGAGGTTCAACGCGTTTACCTTGGAGACGGTGACTGGAG GTCGATCCTTGCCGGTACTCTGCGTTCATCTCTTTCATTGGTACGGCCTCCTCGAACACTTCCAGCTCGATGTTGTCAGAGTATGGAAATTATTCA atctAATTGAAGAAGGCTACCACAGTACAAACCCTTACCACAATAGTATACATGCGACCGACGTTACACAGGCTATGCATTGTTTCCTCCAGGAAGAGAAG ATAAGAAAACACTTGAGTCATTTGGAAATAATGGCATCCTTAATTGGAGCTGTGACGCACGATTTGGATCATCCAGGTGTTAATCAGCCATTTTTGGTTGCCACGAGTAATCATCTCGCTGCGCTTTACGAA AATACGTCGGTGTTGGAAAATCACCATTGGAGATCAGCTATAGGCTGCTTATTGGAAAGTGGGGTTTCGGAACAGTTGGAACCAGAACTTAGACCAGAGTTAGAGAGACATATCAGCTCACTAATTTTGGCTACAGACATTACAAGACAACAAGAATTTCTCACCAGATTCAAA CGATATCTGGACCAAAACCTTCTCGACATGAGTAGGAGTGAAGACCGGCACTTCATCCTCCAAATAGCACTAAAGTGCGCGGACATTTCAAATCCATGTCGCCCATGGGATATCTCTCGAAAGTGGTCGCACAAAGTTTGCGAGGAGTTCTTCCGCCAGGGAGACTACGAACGAAAATTGAACCTGCCAGTAACTCCTCTGTGCGACAGACATACAATAAGTATACCAAAAATCCAAGCCGGTTTCTTCAAGTTTGTAGTAACACCATTGTATGAAGAATGGCATAGATTTTTGGGTACTGCATTGAGTGTCAATCTTATGGATTATTTGAAAGGCAATCAAACGAGGTGGGAGGCTTTGATACAGCAGGAGGCAGCCGAAGAAACAAAGACGGAAATCTCCGAACTCGAAGACATTGACAACGCCCTCAGCTCGGAGGATGAAGATCTGGCCGAAGACTCTGGAAGCATCGATTTACTACTGCCGGATGCTTCCTCGTCGAGGAGGCCCAGTTTACCTGGAAAAGTGGACACCGAACGTGTCGGACGAAGGCATTCTGTGCCATTGAGTGTTCCAAAACTACTGCCAATCTCGCGGACCATTATCAGGAGAGAAAGCCTACCGACGGAGCAGAAGAAGCTTAAAACTCCGCTTGTCAAACTGGAAGATCAAACGATGCTTGGTCGCAGTTCACTGTCGTTGTTGTCCTCGAAAAGCAGCCTTCACTCATCTGCTGCGCGCAGTAGCGAACGGCCTGTCAGCGCGGAAAATTTACTACCCGAACCCAGCATAGCAAGCATAACAAACAGCACGGAGGCCTCCAGATTGAGCACCGTGTTACAGCCAGATCAGAAATTATCCAGCCAGACGAAACAGTTGACCAGGCAACAAACATTCCCGCCTCTGCAGCCTTACGTGCGAATGAGGTACATGTCGACAACTGCAGAAATGTCCCAGTGCTCCGAGGCCCTAATCGAAGCCGACAGTCTTTCAAGTTCAACTCCGAGCCCTACTAAGGACAGATCTTATACCGATGGGCAGTGCAGTACACCTCTTGAATCGCCCGTGCCCTGTAACAGTAAAGACTCGAGCAGACGATCCAGCGCCACTTTCAATGTTGCTAGAATACAGAAGAGAGAATCTAACTCTTCCGAAGCATCGATTAAGAGACGAGGATCCGCGATGCCGGATCTCATGAGGAAACTTGATACCAATACGCTGAGTCCAGAGTGTGCCAGACGACATTCGATGCAGCTCGTTGGTTCTTTGCTCTCCATTAAAAAGACTAGTCAAAAATCTTCCACTTTGACCTTGGATGTTTGCGATAGACGGAAATCTGTCGAAACTGAATCAGAGTCTGCGGATTTGCCACATCCCGAAGGTACAATAATTACTTTGGAGGTCAAGTCAGGGccaaatatttgtaaaacgTACTCCCATAACGAGAGAAGTTCTCCAGAAACTGGAAATACTACCGATCTGGCAGTTGGTGTCGATTCTGTTGTCGTGGAATCCTGCTATAGCGATACGAAATTATTGTGCGATTCGACGAGACGATTTTCAATACCAGTGATAGACTTAACGAAGAATGATAGTCAGATTAACAGACGGTTTAGTGCGGTACCAATTTCATCTGACAGTGCACATAGGGCGTTCTTCGTTGGTACGCCACCCGATTCTCCACCCCGTGTTCTTAGTGGTTCAAGCGATAGTGGCAGTGAACCGCGGAGAAGTGTCAGTGATTCGACGAATGATAGTGTTTCTATAGGCAACAAGAGAGATTCGGAAACTGGGAAGGACAAAGGAGCCAAAGTTCTTAAACTCAGCGTGGAACCAGAAATGAAGGAGAACGTAGACCCGAGATGTGGCGACGATGGGAGAACACTATCAACAAGTAGGCGATCTAACCAG GGACTCGCGAGGAGGCGAAGTTCAGCCCCAGTTGGCCTTTTGTCAAAGTTAGATGACGTCTCAATGCTGGCGTTAGCACCACGTGGGGATCGTTATTCTAGGCGAGGCTCCGTCCCGACCGATATGACCAGGCACCAAA ATGGAGGATCCAACAGATCAGCGTTGGGTGCgcaagaagaaaatgaatccTCCCCTCGAAGAGCTAGTTTACCGCAAGACTCTGTATTGGATGGCCTTTTGGACAATGTTTTCTTTCCAATGT GTGAAGAAGCAGACTGTCCCAACAATAACAACGCTTCGACCCATGTAATCGAAGCACCCCTTCCTATCAGTGGGATGCCGTCACTGAGACGTGGCTCTGTACCTGCCGACATATCGGAACTCCGACGTGAGATGTACAACAGAAACAGTGTGAATGGCAAATCAAGAAATCGAAAGAAGGTTCTACGTCGAAGAAGCAGTGGCGGACCTGAAATGTTTGCTGGCGGTATGGATGTGGCTGAAAGTGCTGCCTGGATTCGATGGAAAAGAGATATTGGCAGGAAAGAGTCGATTCCAGAACCTGCAACAAAAAGGAGAGGCTCCTTACCTATCGATATGGTAGCCATATCACATGCTG CAGGATCTGTACCTATGCCGAGAAAATCCAGCCTGTGGAGACTTTAG